Proteins found in one Mycteria americana isolate JAX WOST 10 ecotype Jacksonville Zoo and Gardens chromosome 8, USCA_MyAme_1.0, whole genome shotgun sequence genomic segment:
- the IRX6 gene encoding iroquois-class homeodomain protein IRX-6 encodes MSFSQFGYPYSTTSQFFVPASPSTTCCEAAPRSVPDASSAPAPASLCCAPYESRLLAPGRAELNAALGMYGAPYAAGQGYGNYLPYSAEPAALYTALNPQYEIKDGAGTLHSGIAQPAAYYSYDHSLGQYQYDRYGTVDFSGSARRKNATRETTSTLKTWLYEHRKNPYPTKGEKIMLAIITKMTLTQVSTWFANARRRLKKENKMTWSPKNKAGEERKEETPREEEEYGAESEGREQKSCKEDKELRFSDLDDLEEEEEEEEEEEEEAGKPEKGRASSLQEDPSLGAALPEAPRSDCSLPGPFRAFPCAKAPAADFAPAALPGPPPPYAPAEKPRIWSLARTAGASAARRGSPEGRGAEGGGGAAGEVPLPAKAFRSSAFNLQPLPRSCASHRGLGEPCQYAAAGEGFGRGAKGGPGGAELGGTCLDRLRTAFRPVLRRAARLFLSADDGAPAAARLSA; translated from the exons ATGTCCTTCTCTCAGTTCGGATACCCCTACAGCACCACTTCACAG TTTTTCGTGCCCGCCAGCCCCAGCACGACCTGCTGCGAGGCTGCCCCCCGCTCCGTGCCGGATGCCTCCTCGgcgccggcccccgcctcccTCTGCTGCGCCCCGTACGAGAGCCGGCTGCTGGCGCCCGGCCGCGCCGAGCTCAATGCGGCGCTGGGTATGTACGGCGCCCCGTACGCCGCCGGCCAGGGCTACGGCAACTACCTGCCCTACAGCGCCGAGCCCGCCGCGCTCTACACCGCGCTG AACCCCCAGTATGAAATCAAGGACGGCGCGGGCACGTTGCACTCGGGAATCGCGCAGCCCGCTGCCTACTATTCCTACGATCATTCCTTGGGGCAGTACCAGTACGACAG GTACGGGACGGTGGATTTCAGTGGTTCGGCCAGACGCAAAAATGCAACGCGAGAGACGACAAGCACGCTTAAGACCTGGTTGTACGAGCACCGCAAAAACCCCTACCCCACCAAAGGAGAGAAAATCATGCTGGCCATCATCACCAAAATGACCCTGACGCAAGTGTCCACTTGGTTTGCTAACGCCAGACGGAGgctcaagaaagaaaacaaaatgacctGGTCTCCCAAGAACAAagcgggggaagagaggaaagaagaaacccCGCGGGAAGAGGAGGAATACGGCGCGGAGAGTGAAGGCAGAG agcagaagagctgcaagGAGGACAAGGAGCTGCGGTTCAGCGACCTGGACGAcctagaggaggaggaggaggaggaagaggaggaggaggaggaggcggggaaGCCGGAGAAGGGCCGGGCCAGCTCCCTGCAGGAAGACCCCAGCctcggcgcggcgctgcccgagGCTCCGCGGAGCGACTGCAGCCTGCCCGGCCCCTTCCGCGCCTTTCCCTGCGCCAAGGCCCCCGCCGCGGACttcgcccccgccgccctgcccggcccgccgccgccctaCGCGCCCGCGGAGAAGCCGCGCATCTGGTCGCTGGCGCGCACCGCCGGGGCCAGCGCGGCGCGCAGGGGCAGCCCCGAGGGCCGCGGcgcggaggggggcggcggcgcggcgggggaggtGCCCCTGCCCGCCAAGGCCTTCCGGAGCTCCGCTTTCAACCTGCAGCCGCTCCCGCGGAGCTGCGCGTCCCACCGCGGCCTGGGGGAGCCGTGCCAGTACGCGGCGGCGGGCGAAG GCTTCGGGCGGGGCGCCAAGGGCGGCCCGGGAGGCGCCGAGCTGGGCGGGACCTGCCTGGACAGGCTGCGGACGGCGTTCCGGCCGGTGCTGCGGAG GGCCGCCCGCCTCTTCCTGAGCGCTGACGACGGGGCTCCAGCTGCAGCGAGGCTCTCGGCGTGA